The stretch of DNA GTGTAATGGGTGCAAAGAGAAGGTGGGGTCCTTCACCGCGTACCGTATGTGGGAGTGGGGTGTAGTTGATACCATGCCAGAACACCTGAATGGGTCCCTCACCCGTTGCATTGCAGAAAATCACAACATTCTCTCCGGATTTCACGACAATCGGCATTGCGGGTGAAAAGGTGATCATTGGCACGTCCAAGACGACAACTTGAGTGAGTGCAATGATAAATGGCACCTCTGTGTCCAGCATTACACATTCATACGTTCCTGCTGCATCGGGTTCCGTGCGTTCAATCACGAGTGTGCCACCAGTTAGGTTTGCACTATGTGGCAATGGGTAGCCATCCGTACGACGCCACGTTGTCATGCGATAGGAATCTTTAGGAAAAATAATGGCATTAATAACAAACAAGTAAAGAATAATTGAAGAAATCAGCGAGCTTACCTTCAACCTCACACGATAGCTGTGCCCTTTGACCCACGTTCACGGTGTAGGTATGATGAGCAGTATCCCCTTCACCGGGACGAATCCTCGATGGATCTTGCGGGTAGATGGAGCCCGAATGTCCCGGATAGTCACGATCATGGGGTCCAACATCACCACGCTTCCCCTTCACAATAACCCGGATAAAGTGCTCATCCTGCCCAGCTGAGCTATTTGCCAAACATCTATACATTCCAGCATCATTGGGTTTCACTTCGAACTTCTGTATCACAACAGGACTCCTCTGGGATGGTCTTGCGCCAAAATGATTCGGTGCCCCCATATTTGGGGCAATCCACTGAACCGTTGGCGCTGGGAAGCCAATTGCACGGCATGTGAGTGTCAATTCATCACCTTCGGTGACCTCCAATGTGTCCATGGCTGGCTCAATTGTCACCTCAGGTGGTTGATGGACATTCAAGACAGCCGTAGCTGATGTACTTCCTGCAATATTCTCCCCAATACATTGGTACGAACCACCATCTTCAATTGCGGCATTCCTTATGATGATTGTCCCAGGATATTTGTCATCCACATTCAATGGCAATGGCTTATTGTCCAAACGTACCCATCGTACCACTGGTGTTGGTATTCCGGCAACACTGCGACAACTTAGCATTGCTGATTCACCAATACGAATGGTCTGTGGCCCCTTTGGATGTAGCTCCACTATTGGTGCTTGTCGCTCTGTGCAAAGTTATAATTAAAAGTCAttaattagtgaaactttttatttttgcaaaacggggtcattttttattatcttttctctgtgatttttatcgtttttagAGATCATTTGTGTAGAAACATATctataattaaattcagtTGTGATTTTGTGATTGAAGAGTAAAGTTCGGTGCGAATTCTCctcaaataaatgaataaaatgcaatatagtgttgaaaaatatcaagatTCAAGTGATTTTCGTGTGAAAGTAGTTAATTTTGCTCTTGCTGATTATGGCGGAATGCTAAAATGGCGCGGAAGGGAACGCGTCCTTGATATTGGATGTGGTCCTGGTGACGTAACACATCAATGTTTCTTCCCATTGCTACCTCATGACTTTGAGGAGCTTGTGTGTGGTGATTTATCACCTGAAATGCTTCAAGTGGCTGAAAAAGAATTCCTCGGTGTTGAGCACGTTAGTTTCGTGCAAATGGACATTCGAGAAACTCCTAATGATGCCCAAAAGGAATCTTTTGATCGAATCTTCTCCACATTGTGCTTCATGTACATAGCTGATCAGGAAAATGcattcaaaaatgtttttgatctCCTTGCACCAGGGGGAGATTGTTGGATAATGCAAGTAACAACGAGTCCTGTTATTCAGCCATTATTTCAACTTGCTGACACAACAAAATGGCGGGAGAAGCTAAAGGATCTGAGggaaatcttaatttttcccTTCTGGAATGATTCAGATCCCGTGGGAACTGCTGAAGGATTCATGAAATCCATTGGATTTGAGGATATTGAAATCTATTTGCAAGATGGCTACGTTCAATTTGAATCTGAGGAGAAATTTGAAGGTAAATTATTTTGACATGtctatttgacatttctttgaCAACTCCAGAATGactttcaatgatttttttttgcagctttCATGGACAGCCTGCCAATATATTCAGCTAACTTAACAGAAGAGGATAGAAGGGATCTTCTACAAGaacaaattgaaattgcaaaatcactaaatgtatttaaaaatgattcacaaGAAACACCCCAGGAACCTTATAAAATCTTAATTACTTATGGAAGAAAAccaatgaattaaattaacctttggaatgcggaggccttggtagttacgtagaatgcgaaggtgagGTCGTtaaacgaccccaaaaagaaggccaattttctcgcaaactatacaacctggagttgtcgggttagtgcttatagattccttatatagtcctcttgcaccctgcaccacaaattcgctACCCTAAAACacttagaaggagatattagggaaaaacatttttcactcatttttcacaatttcttcttgagaaatttgccaagaaagttAACcccaactgctatttttttttcactcttccccacatttccCTCACTTCCCGTAACGTGATAAATggattgttttgcacatttagatgcttctaattatgttttatgttgtttatgctctaagaaattttccgcagcatgaccgttacaccaatttttgaattcccttcttctacatttttcttaataacttttcttgtggtggtcggattgagctgaaatttttacacaacctcctcagataaccaaggaacttatttccaaaagatgggaatggtatctttatTGAGTTATAGCTATATATTTATAGTTATtaagagaatttctttaaataaattgtaatacttaaaaaaaaagcctctgattttcttttacattattagtcgttaaaaactaatttaagcACATCTGTTTGTAaaccaaaattaaataatttcttttagtataaaaaaataaaatttactacaaaaatgtaaaaattagaaattattaaaacattcttttaattGCTTAGAATGAATCTTTTAAAGCAACATATAGAAGAAactttctttgcaatttccttCCAGatatttctaaaagaatttccacgagaaaaaattattaattgaattagaaCAAACCTAATTTTTCTCCATTGTTCTCTTGGAAGCATGGTGTTAAAGACAATTAAGTTAATTAGGTTAAAAAGGATACCTAAAAGgtaataaaaagcaataaattcaaataaaattctctgacTTACGGTCAATCTCAATGATGGTGCTGATCTGATCAGTTCCTTCGGAATTCTCCGCTACGCAGACATAAACACCCCTGTTGTACTGCTTGGCACCCAAAATACGCAGCTGATTCCCAATTTGTTGGACATTCGGGTCGAAGGCATCGTGCAATTTTGTCCATTTAACGGTTGGCAGAGGACTTCCGGTTGCATCGCATGCCAAGTAGAGATCTGCATTCTCAATGAGCAGATGACTCTGCTCCAGTGGACGAATCTTCGGGTAGGATCTTGCTTCGTGTTCAATAATCGTCAAATTGGCTACTGTTGTGAATTGCTGCCCTGTCGGGTGCAATGCCGTGCAAACGTACTGCCCAGAGTCATCCTCACGTGCATTCTCAATGCTCAAAATGTGACCCCTGACAATGGCACTCGGTGGCAGCCACATAGTGTACTCCTTGCGCCAGGAGATTTGTCCATCACCAATACAACGGAACTCCACACTATCTCCGGGACGTCCCGTGTAGCTTTGTGGGATGATGGAAATTTCCGTGATTGGTGGTGGGTAGACCGCCTGCTCACGTACACGCACAATGAGTGTCTTGCTATCTTCACCATCCTTATTCCTTGCCGTACACCTGTATTGTCCCTCATCAGCCTTGCGAATTGACCCAAAGCGCAAAACTCCGGAATTCTCAGGTGTCAACAATACAGTACTCCTACCAAGAGCATCAATTCGCTCCCACACAATTATCGGTGGGGGTGATCCTGTTGCTTCACACGTCACCTGAGCCGTGGTGTACTCCTCCACATCGAGACTCGATGGGTAGAAATTCACCTCTGGGCGACGTGAGTAGCTAACAGTGATGGAGACACGTTGCTCCACAACTTCCTCACCCTTCTCGCCGCGACACACGTACACGCCGCTGTCGTCAACTTGTGTATTGGTGATGACAAGGGTACCACGATCGGTATGAGCACGCTCCGATAGGCGTCCATCGAGCTTAAACCAACGCACCACAATTGGAAGGTTGGAGATCACATGACGACCCGTGCAGTTGATATACACCGTCTGACCAACTTCCACAATTTGCAGCGTTGGTGCTGTGACCACAACGGAAATTGTGGGTGAATCGGGTGTCACGGGGGCTTCGGGGATGTCGCACATCTCACCCGTGTACCCAGGTAGGCAGTGGCATGTGAGACGCCTGTAGGCATCCTCACTGCAGGATTCTGCATGCTCTGAGCATGGGCATCGACGACAAACACCCGGACGTCCACCTTGGACTGTTTCGCGATAGTGCATCACATCGCAAGACTCACAGCTGGATCCCGTGTACCCAGGTGGGCAGCGACACACCTCAATGTGATCCGCTGTACCGAGAACTGTGCGCTGCGTAACAGCCGTCTGGAGGATAATATCGCTAATGTGTGTGGATGTTGTGGATTGATGTGTTGTGGCACGAACGAGAATGAATTCCAAATTAGCCAATGCCGTGAGGATATCTTCACGCGTGGCATACTGATAGCCATTCATCCAGGCACCCGCAATGAATGGCACAACCACCGATGAGTGATCTTCATTGTCATTCTGCCATGTCAATGTTAGGCCATTCCCGCGAATAATTACATCACTATCCCTCACATAATCCCCCCGATCTTCAGTACTTAGTTTGTAGGACAACGTACCACCATACGAGTGAATTTGATTCCCAATAAATTGCGATGGGAGACTCCAGTACAATGTACGATCGTCTAACACTTGATACGACACAGTATTCGTGGGGATATCCGTGGCTAATTCCTCATGATCGGCAATAAGTTGATTCTCATTCAGTGTAATGCGGAAGTGATCACTGAATATAATCATTGGAATTTCCTCGCGGTAGAGCCGTGACGCCGCACATGTGTCTGAGGCACCGAAGCAGAAACAACTGGTGCACCCTTCGGGATTTTCTGTTTGCAAATCAAACGTTCCCGGACGGCAGCGATCACACGGCCCACCAATTACATTACTCTTACACTGACACTGATTGTTGCTGCACGACACAAAGCCCCGGCTGTCGCATTGATCGCATCCTGTGAGATCACTACTACCCGTACAATCGTATGGGGTGCCACCTGTTGCATTTCCACGACCATCAATGCACAATTCGCAGTTATCACCCTTCGTGTTGTGTTCGCAGTTCTGCgtacaagaaaaaagaaacgtttaatttattatttaaaaggaaattttctacaagaaaaaatccttcaattcTCTCTTTAGCAATCCCAACAAACTCCAAATGAATCGAAAAACTTACAATGCAAACTCCAGTGATGGGATCGCAATCATTGGAATGTCCATTACATTGGCATGGTTCACAGAGTCCAAGATAGAGCCCCTGATCACTTCTCATGTACCCTTGTGCGCAATCCTCACACGATAAACCCTTGTATCCTTGTGGACATTGACACATTTCCACCTCATACGCCCTGCCACTTGTTTGACCACTTTCTCTGGGCACAGCAATGTCCAGTGAAACATGCGAAAGGCTGCCAGGAATGCGAATAGATCAATCAATGCaaaaaggagaaagaaaaaattaaattaaaaactcacGCAGCTTCCTCCGTTGTTGTTGTATAGGTGGCCTTGATGAAGATGTACGAAACATCAGCCAGTGTCATGAGCAAATGCTCCCGATTGACTTCCTTGCCATCGCTGCGTTGCCATTGGTTCTCAAGAAGGGGCACTGAGTAGGATTGTGGTGTATTTGGGCGAATTTCATCCTTGCGGAAGTGAAGGATTGTAATGTCATTGTCTGACTTGATCACCACGTCGGGGGCACTGTTGCGCGACATTGCTGAACCAGGTTGTGGCGTATAGCGGATTGTGTAGTTGAGAACACCACCGTAGGAAGTAATCTTGTCACCCACAAATCTCGTTGGAAGACTCCAGTAGTACACTTCTGTGTCATCGTGCTGAATATTCCGGAAGACTGTCTCATAGCTCGATGCCTGAATACTCTGTGGGTCACCCAGTTGTGGATCATCGTAGTTGTAGACAATATCAAAGTCACTTCGATCGCGATAGAGTGTGGATTGGATCTAAAGGACAAAGATTAATATTAGggataaaagaaatcaatggaattgaaaattctctgaatttcctttcacgaaataatcttaattaataattattttctctccactagttaaagaagaagatttttatttgttttcagTAAATATACAGAAGAGTCTGTgagttttgaaacatttttagacACACTCTGtacatatttaattattgagcatcaCACCGGGAAGGTCACAGAAAATCAAGATGAGTCTTTATACGTAAAATAATTGGCTGAAAGTCAATCATTTGGGTTGTCAACAAATctgattttcttgaagaaaaattcactgaGTGAACAAATCAAATAGAATCAATTTTTTCGACAAATATTTGGACTAAGAAACATCATGTGGAGCGCTGTTTGATCAACTGGGGCACCACATTGTCTCTCAAAATGGGCAAATAATCcaaatatgccaaaaaaaaagtaacttcAACTCACCGTATCTCTGTAGTAATTGCTGCTCATACACTGCCTTGCAACACCCATGCAGAAGCAATGGATGCATCCATTTGGTGTTTCAGGATTGAGATAGAAGGTATTCGGAGCGCACTGATCGCATCTCCTGCCCAATACGTTATTCTTGCAGATACACCGTCCATCGGGACCCACAGTTCGTGTACCCTGTGGATCACAATCACTTGTCGGTTGCTCACGACAAATATCTCCGGGCACGAGGGGATTCCCAGTGAAGCCAGGAGCGCACTGTTCACACCTCCTACCGGCATATCCGGGTTTACAATTGCACGCAACTTCCCCATCTGCAGCCACATAGCATGAGTAGCCGTAGTTAGTACCATAGGGGCCACCAGGACATGGGCATGTGACGCACG from Lutzomyia longipalpis isolate SR_M1_2022 chromosome 4, ASM2433408v1 encodes:
- the LOC129796379 gene encoding juvenile hormone acid O-methyltransferase-like, whose translation is MNKMQYSVEKYQDSSDFRVKVVNFALADYGGMLKWRGRERVLDIGCGPGDVTHQCFFPLLPHDFEELVCGDLSPEMLQVAEKEFLGVEHVSFVQMDIRETPNDAQKESFDRIFSTLCFMYIADQENAFKNVFDLLAPGGDCWIMQVTTSPVIQPLFQLADTTKWREKLKDLREILIFPFWNDSDPVGTAEGFMKSIGFEDIEIYLQDGYVQFESEEKFEAFMDSLPIYSANLTEEDRRDLLQEQIEIAKSLNVFKNDSQETPQEPYKILITYGRKPMN